A section of the Clostridium omnivorum genome encodes:
- a CDS encoding zinc-binding dehydrogenase, whose amino-acid sequence MNNQLKNKVIQLTKPYKFELRDKNIKIDSNDIVVMPTLCYICAADLRYYTGNRRPEALKKKLPMALLHEGIGIVEESNAAFNKNDRVVLVPNIPGYVLDRKEQKECCIACELEEVGENYCENGIFISSGYDGLMQKFIVHPKECVVKIPDDVPSEIAALSELVTVSYEATKKVKINGDERIVVFGDGPVGYLMYCVLSFIYKIPTNNLLIIGTDESKLNMFEFAQKLNIRGDEPFYDAASFHPTYVFECVGGNNMGDAINYAIDIVRRGGSIVSMGVSEQNVAINMRDVLEKGLTIKGSSRSTRHSYPVILEYMRAKLFQDMLSKVICERRFEVDSIEVLKDAFDFAASKDYWGKIMLTFEGELYERK is encoded by the coding sequence ATGAATAACCAACTAAAAAATAAGGTGATTCAACTTACAAAACCATATAAGTTTGAGCTGAGAGATAAAAATATAAAAATTGATAGTAATGATATTGTTGTGATGCCCACACTTTGCTATATTTGTGCTGCAGATTTAAGATATTATACAGGAAATAGAAGGCCAGAAGCATTAAAGAAAAAGCTACCAATGGCTTTATTACATGAAGGCATTGGTATAGTAGAGGAAAGTAATGCTGCTTTTAACAAAAATGATAGAGTAGTATTAGTACCTAATATACCAGGCTATGTTTTAGATAGAAAAGAACAAAAGGAATGTTGTATAGCCTGTGAGCTGGAAGAAGTAGGAGAGAATTATTGCGAAAATGGGATATTTATATCTAGCGGTTACGATGGACTAATGCAAAAGTTTATAGTTCATCCTAAGGAATGCGTAGTAAAAATTCCCGACGATGTACCAAGTGAAATCGCTGCATTAAGTGAGTTAGTAACAGTTAGCTATGAAGCAACAAAAAAAGTTAAAATAAATGGGGATGAAAGAATAGTTGTTTTTGGTGATGGACCTGTTGGGTACTTAATGTATTGCGTTCTTTCATTTATATATAAAATTCCTACAAATAATTTGCTAATTATCGGTACAGATGAGTCAAAGTTGAATATGTTTGAATTTGCACAAAAATTAAATATACGAGGCGACGAACCATTTTATGATGCAGCTTCATTTCATCCTACTTACGTTTTTGAGTGCGTTGGTGGAAACAACATGGGTGATGCAATTAATTATGCTATTGATATTGTTAGACGAGGTGGATCTATTGTTTCAATGGGAGTAAGTGAGCAAAACGTCGCTATAAATATGAGAGATGTATTGGAGAAGGGACTTACTATTAAAGGAAGTAGCAGGAGTACACGACATTCATATCCAGTAATTTTGGAATATATGAGAGCTAAGCTTTTTCAAGATATGTTAAGTAAAGTTATTTGTGAAAGAAGATTTGAGGTTGACTCTATAGAAGTTTTGAAGGATGCCTTTGATTTTGCTGCTAGCAAGGATTACTGGGGGAAAATTATGTTGACATTTGAAGGAGAGCTGTATGAGCGAAAATAG
- a CDS encoding flippase codes for MSENRNIVKNTFFLFLTNFLSMFSGFIITILIARNSLPIDYGNFTFAQSYANLLLIVADFGLSTLIVVDIARNKDKLNEYLPHVYGFKLFLSILFLVSNCIIINFMHYDKNVVYLVYLTGAAYMFNSLFAFYCNVFRGLEMMQYETYLNILLQSLLIILCLVALYMFKNIMYVAIAYLLARLAAVIASIIIFKKKNITSAFTIELDKWNRLFRRAMPFGFHQLFSFIYFQIDALLISQFKGNESVGYYQSATRLIIALMIVTDTIMGVMMPVMSRYHDSKDKLKSMYDKCLKLMWIVSVFFAAETFLNSKQIIRILYKTKYDNAIPILMILSFVVVLRFVGNVPAILLTSVDKQKVRFYIVVIGSIINVSFNLLLIPKYDYIGAAYASLITNFILCVIHFYVVYKMDYKSIGINILKLIMFAAVIVVSDIAIKNYILSNIFIKGMIVLVIACIACFALKIFSREELVNTYNEVKRK; via the coding sequence ATGAGCGAAAATAGAAATATCGTAAAAAATACATTTTTTTTGTTTTTAACTAATTTTCTTAGTATGTTTTCAGGGTTTATTATAACTATTTTAATAGCAAGAAATAGTTTGCCAATAGATTATGGTAATTTTACATTTGCTCAATCCTATGCAAATTTACTACTAATTGTAGCTGACTTCGGATTAAGCACATTAATTGTTGTTGATATTGCAAGAAATAAAGACAAACTTAATGAGTATCTACCACATGTATATGGATTTAAGTTGTTTTTATCTATATTATTTTTAGTTTCTAATTGCATAATAATTAATTTTATGCATTACGACAAAAATGTAGTATATCTTGTGTATTTAACTGGTGCTGCCTATATGTTTAATTCCCTATTCGCGTTTTATTGTAATGTGTTTAGGGGCTTAGAAATGATGCAGTATGAAACTTACCTAAATATACTGCTCCAAAGTTTACTAATAATTTTATGTTTAGTTGCATTATACATGTTTAAAAATATAATGTATGTTGCCATAGCATATCTACTTGCAAGGCTAGCAGCTGTAATAGCAAGTATCATTATTTTTAAAAAGAAGAATATTACCTCTGCTTTTACAATTGAACTTGATAAGTGGAATAGATTATTTAGAAGAGCAATGCCTTTTGGATTTCATCAGCTATTTAGTTTTATATATTTTCAAATTGATGCGCTTTTAATTTCACAATTTAAGGGTAATGAGAGTGTTGGATATTATCAGTCTGCTACAAGACTTATTATTGCATTAATGATAGTTACTGATACAATTATGGGTGTTATGATGCCTGTTATGTCTAGATATCATGATTCAAAGGATAAGTTGAAGTCAATGTACGATAAATGTTTGAAACTTATGTGGATTGTAAGTGTTTTTTTTGCGGCAGAAACATTTTTAAACAGTAAACAAATTATAAGAATTCTGTATAAGACAAAATATGATAATGCAATACCTATATTAATGATACTAAGTTTTGTTGTTGTTTTAAGATTTGTTGGTAATGTGCCAGCAATTCTGCTAACTTCAGTTGATAAGCAAAAAGTAAGATTTTATATAGTAGTAATAGGCAGTATAATAAATGTTTCTTTCAATCTTCTGCTTATTCCAAAGTATGACTATATTGGTGCAGCATATGCATCTTTGATAACAAACTTTATTTTATGTGTTATTCACTTTTATGTTGTATATAAAATGGACTACAAGTCAATTGGTATTAATATATTAAAGTTAATTATGTTTGCAGCAGTAATAGTTGTATCAGATATAGCTATTAAAAATTATATTTTGTCCAACATATTTATAAAGGGCATGATTGTATTAGTAATTGCTTGTATTGCGTGCTTTGCATTGAAAATATTCTCAAGGGAAGAATTAGTAAATACTTATAATGAAGTTAAGAGGAAGTGA